The following proteins are encoded in a genomic region of Triticum dicoccoides isolate Atlit2015 ecotype Zavitan chromosome 1B, WEW_v2.0, whole genome shotgun sequence:
- the LOC119336909 gene encoding protein YABBY 3-like, which yields MSSSSSSGASAAFTPVSQQQQQMASESLSSELQPPASMQPEAPSEQLCYVHCHFCDTVLVVSVPSSSLFKTVTVRCGHCSSLLTVDMRGLLFPTTTTTVAAESAASAVTTTTSPPPAAAAHHGQFHYPSSLNLTPGNPPRHSLLDEISSANPSLQLLDQHGLGGLIAAAGGRNTAAPAPLPPPPVAAGKGGKEPSPRTNPVVNRPPEKRQRVPSAYNRFIKDEIQRIKAGNPDISHREAFSAAAKNWAHFPHIHFGLMPDHQGLRKTSLLPQDHQRKDGHGLLKEGLYAANMGIAPY from the exons atgtcgtcctcctcctcctccggggcCTCCGCCGCCTTCACGCCAGtatcgcagcagcagcagcagatggcGTCGGAGAGCCTCAGCTCGGAGCTTCAGCCCCCGGCGTCGATGCAGCCGGAGGCGCCTTCCGAGCAGCTCTGCTACGTGCACTGCCACTTCTGCGACACCGTGCTCGTC GTGAGCGTGCCGAGCAGCAGCCTCTTCAAGACGGTGACGGTGCGGTGCGGCCACTGCAGTAGCCTGCTCACCGTCGACATGAGGGGCCTTCTCTTCCCGACCACGACCACCACTGTCGCCGCCGAGTCAGCCGCTTCTGCTGTCACCACCACGACgtccccgccgccggccgccgctgctCACCACGGCCAGTTCCACTACCCCAGCTCGCTCAACCTCACGCCCGGCAACCCTCCCCGCCACTCCCTCCTG GATGAGATATCCAGCGCCAACCCGAGCCTGCAGCTACTGGACCAGCACGGCCTCGGCGGCCTGATCGCGGCTGCGGGCGGCAGGAACACCGCGGCACCTGCGCCGCTGCCGCCACCCCCAGTCGCCGCGGGGAAAGGTGGGAAGGAGCCGTCACCGCGGACCAATCCCGTCGTCAACAGAC CTCCGGAGAAGAGGCAGCGCGTGCCCTCGGCGTACAACCGCTTCATCAA GGACGAAATCCAACGCATCAAGGCTGGCAATCCCGACATCTCGCACAGGGAGGCCTTCAGCGCGGCTGCCAAGAAC tggGCTCACTTTCCGCATATCCACTTTGGCCTCATGCCGGATCACCAGGGGCTCAGGAAGACCAGCCTCCTACCTCAG GATCATCAGAGAAAGGATGGCCATGGGCTTCTAAAGGAGGGACTTTACGCGGCCAACATGGGGATTGCTCCGTACTGA